The Klebsiella africana sequence TATAAATCAGCGCGCGTAGTCCGTAATCGGTGAAACTCGTTAACTGCACATAAACCTCAGGGAAAAGAAATCAGGGTATGTCGAGCGACATCATTATTATTGATGATAAACCAGCCAGCGCTCAGGCCGCTAATTTATTTGAAATGGGGCGGGCGAACAGCAAAAACAAGGGCGCCCGAACGGCGCCCCTTGAGAGTGATTACGCGTCGAACGGATCGCGCAGAATCATGGTCTCGGTACGGTCTGGACCGGTAGAGATGATATCCACCGGTACGCCAGTCAGCTCTTCAATACGCTGGATGTAGTTCAGGGCTGCCTGCGGCAGGCCGCTGCGCTCTTTCACGCCGAAGGTGGTTTCGGACCAGCCCGGCATGGTTTCGTAGATAGGCTCGATACCTTCCCAGTTATCGGCAGCCAGCGGAGTGGTGGTCACTTCGCGGCCATCCGGCATACGGTAGCCAACGCAGATTTTCACTTCTTTCAGGCCGTCGAGAACGTCCAGTTTAGTCAGGCAGAAGCCGGACAGGGAGTTAATCTGCACCGCGCGACGGACTGCAACCGCGTCCAGCCAGCCGGTACGACGGCGACGGCCGGTGGTAGCGCCGAATTCGTTACCCTGCTTGCAGAGGAACTCGCCAGTTTCATCAAACAGCTCGGTCGGGAACGGACCTGCACCGACGCGAGTCGAGTACGCTTTAATGATACCGAGAACGTAATCCACATAACGCGGGCCCAGGCCGGATCCGGTTGCCACGCCACCTGCGGTGGTGTTGGAGGACGTAACGTACGGATAGGTACCGTGGTCGATATCCAGCAGCGTACCCTGCGCGCCTTCGAACATGACGAAGTCGCCGCGCTGACGCGCCTGATCCAGCAGGTCGGATACGTCCACCACCATGCTGGTCAGGATGTCGGCAATCGCCATCACATCGTCCAGCACTTTCTGGTAGTCAACCGCTTCTGCTTTGTAGAAGTTCACCAGCTGGAAGTTGTGATATTCCATCACTTCTTTCAGTTTATCGGCGAAGGTTGCTTTATCGAACAGATCGCCAACGCGCAGACCGCGACGAGCGACTTTATCTTCGTAAGCCGGGCCAATGCCGCGACCGGTGGTGCCGATCGCTTTCGCGCCACGCGCTTTTTCACGCGCCACGTCCAGCGCCACGTGATAGTCAAGGATAAGCGGGCAGGCTTCAGAGAGCAGCAGACGCTCGCGAACCGGGATACCACGGTCTTCCAGGCCCTTCATCTCTTTCATCAGCGCGGCCGGAGACAGCACGACGCCGTTACCGATGATGCTGGTGACGTTTTCACGCAGAATGCCTGATGGAATAAGATGGAGAACGGTTTTTTCACCGTTGATTACGAGAGTATGGCCGGCGTTGTGACCACCCTGGTAGCGCACAACATATTTAGCCCGTTCAGTCAGGAGATCGACGATCTTCCCTTTACCTTCGTCACCCCATTGGGTGCCCAGTACGACGACGTTGTTACCCATTTTTCAAAATCACCGTTTGCTTAAAAATGGATTTTACCATCGCTTTTTCAGAGTTACAGCACTTTTTGCATCCAAAATAAGGCAAATCCGACCACTTTTTGATCAGCCAATCGATTTCCTCAACATGTAGTAGATCACAATCCCGGCAACCACAAGTCCGCCACCAAAACGGCGCAATAAATTATCCGGTAGCTGGCTCAGGCTGGCGACCATTTTGCGCCAGGCGCGAGGATAGAGCAGCGGGCCAAGCCCTTCGAGTACTAAAACCAGCGCCAGCGCCAGCCAAATGGTGGAGTTCATCGTCAACCTTAATTGAAAAGTATTATTGCCGCCCTCGCGGGCGTCGGTAGCCAGCATGGTGAATTCATTCCCTCATTTCACATTGTCCCGTATTTCATCTTCATTATGAACCGGCAAGGTGAAACAAAATTCACAACTAATTGTATTGCTGGATATTTTTTAAATTGTAACTATGCCATCGCGTACTACAACCCGGTACGTCTACATAATCAGGAAGATTATCATGAGAGAATTAACCACATTCGAAATCGAAAATGTGAGCGGCGCAGGCTGGTTACAGGATGGCCTGGCTTCCTTAGGCAGCAAAGTCGGCGCTGCCGCATGGACCATGGGCACCGATGCCCTGAGCATCAACCTGCCGCTGATTGGCACCCTCAATTTGGCCGACCTGGCGCCGGATCTGGGCAAAACCCTGGGCGAAAGCGTCGGGTCTACCATCGGTGGTACTATCGAAAGTGCGCTGGCGAGCCTGCCGGTAGTTGGTGGCCTGCTGAACAAACTGCTAGGCAACTAATTCCCGCCCTTGCAGTATGAAAAAAGGCGCCTGTCTCAGGCGCCTTTTCGCATTATTACTTCAGGTTTACACCTTCTCCGGCTTATTTACGCACCGAATCCGGTGAACGCATATAGCGGAAGAAATCGCTGTCCGGGCTCAGGACCATCACGTCCTGGTTACTCTGGAAGCTCTTCTCATAGGCACGCAGGCTACGGATAAAGGAATAGAAGCCTGGATCCTGGCTGAACGCGTCGGCAAACAGTTTCGCGGATTCCGCATCACCTTCACCACGCAGGATACGGCCCTGGCGCTCGGCTTCCGCCAGCGTCTTGGTGACTTCATAGTCCGCAGTCGCGCGCAGTTTTTCAGCCTCTTCCTGGCCTTGTGAACGGTGGCGACGAGCAACCGCTTCACGCTCCGCACGCATACGGTTGTAGATCGCTTCCGACACTTCCGCCGGCAGGTTGATCTGTTTGATACGTACGTCGACAACTTCGATACCCAGCGCCGCCATACTGTTCGGGTTGATCACCTGCACTTTACCGTTGGTTTCGGCTTCTACACGCTCTGCCGCTTTGGCGATCGCGTCGTCAGCCGCCGGGGTGCTAACCTCATCTTCCGTACCAGCCGAACCCGAGTTCAGCGCATCGCGTACTTCCAGGGTCAGGCGACCACGGGAGTCGGTCACGATGTCTTTCACATCCAGACGACCAATTTCAGAACGCAGACGGTCCGAGAATTTACGTTTCAACAGCACCTCGGCCTGGGAGACGTCGCCGCCGCCGGTGGCCAGGTAGTAACGGCTGAAGTCGCTGATACGCCATTTAATATAGGAGTCGACGATCAGGTCTTTCTTCTCTTTAGTAACGAAACGGTCAGCCTGGTTGTCCATGGTTTGAATACGCGCATCCAGCATCTTCACCGATTCGATAAACGGGATCTTGAAGTGCAGGCCCGGCGCATACACCAGCGGCTTGTTCTCGTCGTCGCGCAGGACTTTACCAAAACGCAGCGTGATACCGCGCTCGCCTTCCTTTACAACAAAGACTGACATGTAGAGCACTACCAGCACGATGACAATGATCGCGATAACAGATTTACGCATCGTTATTCCCCCTGACGCTGGTAGTCGTTACGCTGCGCGTTAGCGCGGCGTTGGTCCATAATGCTACCCCCGGTTGAGCTCGAGGTTGATGAGGTGCTGGCGCTGCTTGAGCTGGATGCTGGCGGCAGGCGCAGCAGCTCGCTGGCGTCACTGCTATCGCTCTTTGCTGCCGGCGCAGCGGCGCCTTTCAGCATCTGGTCCAGCGGCAGAACCATCAGATTGCCGTTTTTGCTGTCATTGACCAGCACTTTACGGGTGTGGCTCAGCACTTTTTCCATGGTTTCGATATACAGACGCTCGCGGGTAATTTCCGGCGCGGCTTTATATTCCGGCAGGATCTTCGCAAAGCGAGCCACTTCACCCTGGGCTTCCAGTACGGTCTGGGTCTTGTAGGCGCGAGCCTCTTCGAGGATACGCTGCGCCTGACCATTCGCCCGCGGCTGGACTTCGTTGGTATACGCTTCCGCTTCGCGAATGTACTGCTGTTCGTTCTCACGCGCGGCAATGGCATCGTCAAACGCGGCCTTCACCTCTTCCGGCGGACGTGCCGTCTGGAAGTTGACGTCCAGCAGAGTGATACCCATGTTGTACGGGCGAATCGTCTCTTCCAGCTCGCGCTGGGTATCGCTACGGATCACGGTACGACCTTCAGTCAGGATGCGATCCATGGTGTATTTGCCGATCACGCCGCGCAGCGCGCTGTCGGTGGCCTGACGCAGGCTGTCGTCCGCGCTGGTCACGCTAAACAGATAACGCTCCGGATCGGTGACGCGGTACTGCACGTTCATCTCAACGCGCACCACGTTTTCGTCAGAGGTCAGCATGACGCCGGAAGCCGCCAGTTCGCGCACCGACTCCACGTTCACCGCCTGAACGTTATCGATAAAGGTCGGTTTCCAGTTCAGGCCAGGCTCAACCAGATGGCTGAACTTACCAAAACGGGTGACCACGCCGCGCTCGGCTTCTTTAATGGTATAGAAACCGCTGGCCGCCCAGATAATCACTGCCGCCGCGGCAACGATGCCGACAATACGCCCGCCCATTGGTCCGCGAGGCCCCTGCGCGCTATTGCCGCCGCCCAGGCCGCCCTTGCCGCCGCCGAGCCCGCCAAGTTTTTTACTTAACTTGCGGAAGATATCATCCAGATCCGGCGGCCCCTGCTCGCGACCGCCTTTATTGCCATTTCCCTCAGAGTTGCCGCCAGGTTTGCTGCTCCCCCACGGGTCGCGGTCCTGTCCGTTATTACCGGGCTGATTCCACGCCATGTATATGCTCCATATTTGTTTTTGATATCCCCACAGGGGTCAATATCTTCAGGCAAGCTGCAAGGTTAAACCACATAGTCAACAAGCGTTGGCTCTTGCTTACAGAGGCGCCGCCAGTCAACGATCGGCATGCGCACCTGCAGACTCACGCTGCCGTCATCCTCCATCCACTCTTTTTCTATCGCCTGAAGCTGATAGAAACGGCTTCTCAGTCGCCCTTCTTTCGGCGGTAAGCGCAGCGTATGCTGGGCCACTTCACCGGAAAGACGCTCCGTTAATGCCTGAAAAAGCAGTGGTACGCCAACCCCGGTCTGGGCTGAAAGCCAGACCCGAATCGGTTTATTTTCATCATCACGATCGATGCGCGGTTCAAAATCGTCAAGCATGTCGATTTTGTTCATCACCAGCAGCGCCGGGATCTCATCGGCCTCAATTTCAGCGAGAACCGTATTTACCGCATCAATGTTTTCCTGCACGCGGACATCCGCCGCATCAATCACATGCAGCAGCAGCGTCGCCTGACGCGTCTCCTGCAACGTCGCTTTAAACGCCGCGACCAGATCGTGCGGCAGGTGGCGAATAAAGCCGACGGTATCGGCCAGTACCGTTTCGCCGACGTCAGGGACGTCAATGCGGCGCAGCGTCGGGTCCAGGGTGGCGAACAGCTGGTTCGCGGCATAGACCTCAGCGGCGGTGATCTGGTTAAAAAGCGTTGATTTTCCGGCGTTGGTGTAGCCCACCAGCGACACGGTAGGAATATCGGCTTTCGCGCGCGACCGTCGTCCCTGCTCACGCTGTTTCTCGACTTTTTCCAGTCGCGACAGGATCTGCATGATACGGTTACGCAATAAACGGCGGTCGGTTTCGAGCTGAGTTTCACCCGGGCCACGCAAACCAATCCCGCCCTTCTGTCTTTCAAGGTGGGTCCAGCCGCGGACAAGGCGTGTCGCCATATGGCGCAGCTGCGCCAGCTCGACCTGCAGTTTCCCTTCATGGGTGCGCGCGCGCTGGGCGAAAATATCTAAAATAAGACCGGTGCGATCGATAACCCGGCATTCGCACAGGCGTTCCAGGTTGCGTTCTTGCGCCGGACTCAGGGCATGATCGAAGAGCACGACCGACGCGCCGGTCGCTTTAACGGCTTCCGCAATTTCGACTGCCTTACCTTCACCAACAAAATACTTCGGGTGCGGTGCTTTACGGCTACCGGTAATCACCTGCATTGCTTCGACACCGGCGGAAGAGGCCAGAGTTTCAAACTCCTGGAGATCTTCCATATCTTTGTCTTGCGAAAAATAGATGTGTACCAGTACCGCCTGCTCACCGGCGTCATAACGGTCAAACAAGCGTAAACCCCTTATAAAATACCAGCGGGGAACGCAGAAAACCTGGCTCCCCGGCGTGGAAAAACAGCACTGGCCTTATTCGGCGTCGTCGCTGTCTTGTTGCGGCGCAGAAGAGCCCTGCGCGCTACCACCGTGGTGATAGTTACTGGAACCGCCGCCAGCATTGTTGCTGTGGTGAGACACCGGGCGAGACGGGACAACAGTAGAAATTGCGTGCTTATAGACCATCTGGCTGACCGTGTTCTTCAACAGGATCACGAACTGATCGAAAGACTCAATTTGCCCTTGCAGCTTGATACCATTCACCAAATAAATAGAAACCGGAACGCGTTCCCGACGCAAAGCGTTCAGGAACGGATCTTGTAAAGATTGCCCCTTAGCCATTCTCTCTTTTCCTTATATGTATGCTTGTTTTGTACTCAGAACCTTACGATTCTTAAAAAATTACGCACGATACCGTTTAATTGTACACGTTCAGTTCTGGCTCGCACCAACAACCTGTAATACTTTGTTGAGCGCTTGTTCAGGTTGTTCGCTGTCTAACCAGTGCACACCTTCCCAACCGCGCAGCCAGGTGACCTGACGTTTGGCTAACTGTCTCGTGGCGCAAACACCTCGATAAACCATCTCATCATACGGGATCTCGCCATTGAGATATGACCACATCTGGCGGTATCCAACACAACGGATGGAAGGCATATCCGTATGCAAATCTCCGCGGGCAAAAAGCGCCCGTACTTCTGCTTCAAAACCTGAAGCTAACATCTGATGAAAACGCTGTTCTATGCGTTGATGGAGCAGTTCACGGCTCGCCGGGGCGATGGCGAACTGATGCACCTGATATGGCAGAGCGTCTCCTGACGTTTGCGTCAGTTCCGTTAAAGTTTTACCCGAAATGAAAAAAACTTCCAGTGCCCGGGAAAGCCTTTGCGGATCATTTGGATGAATACGCGCAGCAGCCACGGGATCAATTTCCTGTAATTGCTGATGTAACGCGTTCCACCCCTGCTCTGCGGCCTGCTGCTCAATCCGTGCTCTGACCTGTGGGTCAGCCGACGGTAAGGGCGACAATCCTTCCAGCAACGCTTTGAAATACAACATCGTTCCGCCGACTAACAGCGGAATTCGCCCGGCGGCGACAATATCCGCCATCGCCGCCAGCGCATCGCGGCGAAAATCCGCCGCGGAATAGGCCTCCGCAGGATCCAAAATATCCAACAGCCGATGCGGCGCCGCGCTAAGCTCCGCAGCATCCGGTTTGGCGGTGCCAATATCCATTCCCCGATAAATGAGGGCGGAATCAACGCTAATCAACTCTACTGGCAAAACTTTACGTAAGGCTATCGCCAGCGCGGTTTTGCCGGAGGCCGTCGGGCCCATTAAAAAAATTGCCTTGGGCAGGCTCGCCTCGGTTACATCATTCATCTTTCAGGGCATTCATCGCCGAATGGAGATCTACAGGTTGTAACAGGCCACCCGGCGGCGCTTTCACCAGCTGCGGGCAAAGACGCTCAACGTCCGCCAGCAGCGCAATCGCCTGCGCCATATTCCATGACGTCTGTTCGCTCGTCAGATTACGCGCCATCCATTGGGCGATATTGCCGACGTCGAATGCGTTTTGCTGCGCCAGGTAGCCTATCAGTTCAGGAATCAAGATTTGTAAATTTTGTTGTCTTAAGGGTAAAGGGACCGCGCGGACCGTCACGTGCTGGGCATCTGCTTGTAAATCGATGCCCAATTGCGCCAGCGCCGGCTGCGCCTTTTCCAGCGCCTTACGTTCTGCTTCACTCACTTTAAGACGTAGCGGGATAAGCAGCGGCTGGGCGCAAACCGCTTCCGCGCCCGGCGTTAGCTGCGCCTGACGCAGCCACCGTTCCGCCACCGGCAGCGCCAGCAACGCCAATGTGCCGCCGCGCTCGAGCAGCGCGCAATCGCTGCCGATAATAGTCAGCACCCGGCCAAAGCTTTGGCTGTGGGCTGCCAGACTTTCCGCAGGCGCTGTCGCAACGGGCTGCTTTTCCACCGCCGGGGTTTGCAGCAGTTGACGGTAAAGCGCCCCCTGCTGTTTTTGATAACCCGGCTGCGCGTGGGGCCAGCTGGCGCCGCCTGCGCTATAGCCGCCGCCGGAGGCGGCAGGTTCACGCAGCGCGCGGGTATCATAACCCGCCGCCGGTTCCCGGGCAGGCGATGGCCGAGCAAACTGGTTGCCGCCCGCGGCGATGCGGTTCTCCGGCATCTGGCGCGGCGCCGGCGGGTCGTCTTTTTCCGCCAGCGGCGCGTCAAGCTGCTGCTGCAGTACGCTCAATACGCCCTGGTAGATAAAGTCGTGCACCAGGCGTGACTGATGGAAACGCACCTCATGCTTGGCCGGATGGACGTTCACATCCACCTGATGGGGATCGATCTCCAGATACAGCACAAACGCCGGCTGCTGATCGGCCCCCAGCTTGTCTTCACAGGCCTGACGGATAGCGTGGTTGATCAGGCGGTCGCGCATCATCCGCCCGTTAACGTAGCAATATTGAATTTCCGCCAGCGCCGGGGTGGTATGGAGCGGATCGGCAACCCAGCCACGCAGGGTCAGATCGCCATGCTGCCACTCGATCGCCAGCGCATGTTCAAGGAAGGCGGCGCCACAGATGGTTCCCAGCCGCCGCTCGCGCTGGCTATCCTGAGCGACTGCCCGATACTGGCGCATTATCTTGCCGTTATGGCTGAGGTTAATGGTGACGTCGAAGCGTGCCAGCGCAATGCGGCGCACCACCTCGTCAATGTGGCCGAACTCGGTTTTTTCGGTGCGCATGAATTTGCGCCGCGCCGGAGTGTTGTAGAACAGATCGAGGACTTCCAGGGTGGTGCCAACCGGGTGCGCCGCCGGCTTCACCGTCACCGCCTGATCGCGGCCTTCAGCATACGCCTGCCAGGCTTCCTGCTGCTCCGCCGTGCGCGAAGTCAGCGTTAAGCGCGCTACCGAACTGATACTGGCCAGCGCTTCGCCGCGAAAACCGAGGCTGATAATGGCCTCCAGATCGTCAAGCGAGGCGATCTTACTGGTCGCATGGCGAGCCAGGGCCAGCGCCAGCTCGTCTTTTTTGATGCCGCAGCCGTTATCGCGGATGCGAATGAGCTTCGCGCCGCCGCGTTCGATATCAATATCAATCCGCGTGGCGCCCGCATCAAGGCTGTTTTCAACCAGCTCTTTCACCACCGAGGCGGGCCTTTCCACCACTTCGCCGGCGGCAATCTGGTTGGCGAGCTGCGGTGGCAGAACCTGAATCGGCATCCCCTGCTCCTTAGTTAATCAACATCCCGCCCGGCGCCGCAGCGCTGGCGGTCTGCGCCGCCTCGCCGCGAGGCGCCGACTGCAGCGGATGCTGCATAAAGTAGTTGCGCAGGCCATTATAAATCGCCTGTGCGATCTGCTCCTGGTAATCATCGCTCCCCAGCAGCCGCTCTTCGCCGTTGTTACTGATAAACCCCGTTTCCACGAGGATCGACGGGATATCCGGCGAACGCAGCACGCCAAGGCTGGCATGCTCCGGGCGGCGTTTGTGCAGGTTGCCAATGCGCTGCAGCTGGCTCAGCACGTTGGTCGCTACATCGTAGCCGACGCGCTGGGAATGACCGAACTGCAGATCCAGCACCGCCTGGCTTAGGTAGGGATCGGCCTGGCTGTTTGCCAGCACGTCGCC is a genomic window containing:
- the hflX gene encoding ribosome rescue GTPase HflX → MFDRYDAGEQAVLVHIYFSQDKDMEDLQEFETLASSAGVEAMQVITGSRKAPHPKYFVGEGKAVEIAEAVKATGASVVLFDHALSPAQERNLERLCECRVIDRTGLILDIFAQRARTHEGKLQVELAQLRHMATRLVRGWTHLERQKGGIGLRGPGETQLETDRRLLRNRIMQILSRLEKVEKQREQGRRSRAKADIPTVSLVGYTNAGKSTLFNQITAAEVYAANQLFATLDPTLRRIDVPDVGETVLADTVGFIRHLPHDLVAAFKATLQETRQATLLLHVIDAADVRVQENIDAVNTVLAEIEADEIPALLVMNKIDMLDDFEPRIDRDDENKPIRVWLSAQTGVGVPLLFQALTERLSGEVAQHTLRLPPKEGRLRSRFYQLQAIEKEWMEDDGSVSLQVRMPIVDWRRLCKQEPTLVDYVV
- the hflC gene encoding protease modulator HflC, translated to MRKSVIAIIVIVLVVLYMSVFVVKEGERGITLRFGKVLRDDENKPLVYAPGLHFKIPFIESVKMLDARIQTMDNQADRFVTKEKKDLIVDSYIKWRISDFSRYYLATGGGDVSQAEVLLKRKFSDRLRSEIGRLDVKDIVTDSRGRLTLEVRDALNSGSAGTEDEVSTPAADDAIAKAAERVEAETNGKVQVINPNSMAALGIEVVDVRIKQINLPAEVSEAIYNRMRAEREAVARRHRSQGQEEAEKLRATADYEVTKTLAEAERQGRILRGEGDAESAKLFADAFSQDPGFYSFIRSLRAYEKSFQSNQDVMVLSPDSDFFRYMRSPDSVRK
- the mutL gene encoding DNA mismatch repair endonuclease MutL translates to MPIQVLPPQLANQIAAGEVVERPASVVKELVENSLDAGATRIDIDIERGGAKLIRIRDNGCGIKKDELALALARHATSKIASLDDLEAIISLGFRGEALASISSVARLTLTSRTAEQQEAWQAYAEGRDQAVTVKPAAHPVGTTLEVLDLFYNTPARRKFMRTEKTEFGHIDEVVRRIALARFDVTINLSHNGKIMRQYRAVAQDSQRERRLGTICGAAFLEHALAIEWQHGDLTLRGWVADPLHTTPALAEIQYCYVNGRMMRDRLINHAIRQACEDKLGADQQPAFVLYLEIDPHQVDVNVHPAKHEVRFHQSRLVHDFIYQGVLSVLQQQLDAPLAEKDDPPAPRQMPENRIAAGGNQFARPSPAREPAAGYDTRALREPAASGGGYSAGGASWPHAQPGYQKQQGALYRQLLQTPAVEKQPVATAPAESLAAHSQSFGRVLTIIGSDCALLERGGTLALLALPVAERWLRQAQLTPGAEAVCAQPLLIPLRLKVSEAERKALEKAQPALAQLGIDLQADAQHVTVRAVPLPLRQQNLQILIPELIGYLAQQNAFDVGNIAQWMARNLTSEQTSWNMAQAIALLADVERLCPQLVKAPPGGLLQPVDLHSAMNALKDE
- the miaA gene encoding tRNA (adenosine(37)-N6)-dimethylallyltransferase MiaA; the encoded protein is MNDVTEASLPKAIFLMGPTASGKTALAIALRKVLPVELISVDSALIYRGMDIGTAKPDAAELSAAPHRLLDILDPAEAYSAADFRRDALAAMADIVAAGRIPLLVGGTMLYFKALLEGLSPLPSADPQVRARIEQQAAEQGWNALHQQLQEIDPVAAARIHPNDPQRLSRALEVFFISGKTLTELTQTSGDALPYQVHQFAIAPASRELLHQRIEQRFHQMLASGFEAEVRALFARGDLHTDMPSIRCVGYRQMWSYLNGEIPYDEMVYRGVCATRQLAKRQVTWLRGWEGVHWLDSEQPEQALNKVLQVVGASQN
- the hflK gene encoding FtsH protease activity modulator HflK, with amino-acid sequence MAWNQPGNNGQDRDPWGSSKPGGNSEGNGNKGGREQGPPDLDDIFRKLSKKLGGLGGGKGGLGGGNSAQGPRGPMGGRIVGIVAAAAVIIWAASGFYTIKEAERGVVTRFGKFSHLVEPGLNWKPTFIDNVQAVNVESVRELAASGVMLTSDENVVRVEMNVQYRVTDPERYLFSVTSADDSLRQATDSALRGVIGKYTMDRILTEGRTVIRSDTQRELEETIRPYNMGITLLDVNFQTARPPEEVKAAFDDAIAARENEQQYIREAEAYTNEVQPRANGQAQRILEEARAYKTQTVLEAQGEVARFAKILPEYKAAPEITRERLYIETMEKVLSHTRKVLVNDSKNGNLMVLPLDQMLKGAAAPAAKSDSSDASELLRLPPASSSSSASTSSTSSSTGGSIMDQRRANAQRNDYQRQGE
- the hfq gene encoding RNA chaperone Hfq; this translates as MAKGQSLQDPFLNALRRERVPVSIYLVNGIKLQGQIESFDQFVILLKNTVSQMVYKHAISTVVPSRPVSHHSNNAGGGSSNYHHGGSAQGSSAPQQDSDDAE
- a CDS encoding DUF2065 domain-containing protein yields the protein MNSTIWLALALVLVLEGLGPLLYPRAWRKMVASLSQLPDNLLRRFGGGLVVAGIVIYYMLRKSIG
- a CDS encoding adenylosuccinate synthase, which translates into the protein MGNNVVVLGTQWGDEGKGKIVDLLTERAKYVVRYQGGHNAGHTLVINGEKTVLHLIPSGILRENVTSIIGNGVVLSPAALMKEMKGLEDRGIPVRERLLLSEACPLILDYHVALDVAREKARGAKAIGTTGRGIGPAYEDKVARRGLRVGDLFDKATFADKLKEVMEYHNFQLVNFYKAEAVDYQKVLDDVMAIADILTSMVVDVSDLLDQARQRGDFVMFEGAQGTLLDIDHGTYPYVTSSNTTAGGVATGSGLGPRYVDYVLGIIKAYSTRVGAGPFPTELFDETGEFLCKQGNEFGATTGRRRRTGWLDAVAVRRAVQINSLSGFCLTKLDVLDGLKEVKICVGYRMPDGREVTTTPLAADNWEGIEPIYETMPGWSETTFGVKERSGLPQAALNYIQRIEELTGVPVDIISTGPDRTETMILRDPFDA